A single Flavobacterium sp. 1 DNA region contains:
- a CDS encoding uroporphyrinogen-III synthase, giving the protein MKVKTILVSQPEPKVENSPYFELQQKHKVKIDFRPFIHVEGVSAKEIRLQKIDLNNYTAIILTSKNGVDHFFRVAEEMRYKIPEGLKYFCQSEAIAFYLQKYVVYRKRKIYVGPKDFADLSPLIKKYKDEKFLLPASDQLNADIPVTLNTLKVDWTPATFYKTVMSDLSDLADVYYDVLAFFSPTGIKSLYKNFPDFEQNDTRIAVFGSTTQKEALDHGLRVDIMAPTPGTPSMTMALEKYIIEVNKAK; this is encoded by the coding sequence ATGAAAGTGAAAACAATTTTGGTATCGCAGCCAGAACCTAAAGTGGAAAATTCTCCATACTTTGAGCTACAGCAAAAGCATAAAGTAAAAATTGATTTCAGACCTTTTATTCATGTAGAAGGAGTAAGCGCGAAAGAAATTAGACTTCAAAAAATTGATCTAAATAATTATACCGCTATTATATTGACAAGTAAAAATGGCGTGGATCATTTTTTTAGAGTGGCAGAAGAAATGCGTTATAAGATTCCTGAAGGATTAAAATACTTTTGCCAGTCTGAAGCGATTGCATTTTACCTGCAAAAATATGTAGTGTACAGAAAGCGTAAAATATATGTCGGGCCAAAAGACTTTGCCGATTTGTCGCCTTTGATCAAAAAATACAAAGACGAAAAATTCCTGCTTCCAGCTTCAGACCAATTAAATGCGGACATTCCTGTCACATTAAACACTTTAAAAGTAGATTGGACTCCAGCTACTTTTTACAAAACAGTAATGAGTGACTTATCTGATTTAGCAGATGTTTATTATGATGTTTTGGCTTTCTTTAGTCCTACCGGAATTAAATCTTTATATAAAAATTTTCCCGACTTTGAACAAAACGATACTCGAATAGCCGTTTTTGGCAGTACTACTCAAAAAGAAGCTCTTGATCACGGATTACGTGTAGACATAATGGCTCCAACACCAGGAACTCCATCGATGACAATGGCTTTAGAAAAATATATAATAGAGGTTAACAAAGCAAAATAG
- a CDS encoding zinc metallopeptidase, with protein MGMSYLILAGGIMLASWLVSSTLKSKFEFYSKLHLQNGMSGREIAEKMLADHGIYDVRVISVEGQLTDHYNPTDKTVNLSEAVYNQRNAAAAAVAAHECGHAVQHATAYSMLTLRSQLVPVVNVASSYMQWILLAGILMIRTFPALLLIGIVIFAATTLFSIVTLPVEYDASNRALAWLENKNMLTREEHAGAKDSLKWAARTYVVAALGSIATLLYYISIFNNRR; from the coding sequence ATGGGAATGAGTTATTTAATTCTTGCGGGCGGTATTATGCTGGCAAGTTGGTTAGTGAGTTCTACACTAAAGAGTAAATTTGAATTTTATTCGAAACTGCATTTGCAAAACGGAATGTCTGGACGTGAAATAGCTGAGAAAATGCTTGCTGATCACGGAATTTACGACGTAAGAGTAATTTCGGTTGAAGGACAATTGACCGACCATTACAACCCAACGGATAAAACGGTTAATTTAAGCGAGGCCGTTTATAACCAAAGAAACGCGGCAGCAGCGGCAGTTGCGGCGCATGAATGCGGTCATGCCGTACAGCACGCTACGGCTTATAGTATGCTGACTTTGCGTTCCCAGTTGGTGCCAGTTGTGAATGTGGCTTCATCCTACATGCAGTGGATTTTGTTAGCAGGAATCTTGATGATTAGAACCTTTCCAGCACTTTTGTTGATTGGAATCGTGATTTTTGCGGCAACAACTTTGTTTTCTATTGTGACTTTACCTGTAGAATATGATGCGAGCAACAGGGCTCTGGCTTGGCTGGAAAATAAAAACATGTTAACTCGTGAAGAGCATGCAGGAGCAAAGGATTCTTTGAAATGGGCAGCCAGAACTTATGTAGTTGCAGCATTGGGTTCTATTGCTACCTTGTTGTATTACATTTCAATTTTTAATAATAGAAGGTAA
- a CDS encoding NAD-dependent epimerase/dehydratase family protein: MVLVTGGTGLVGAHLLIHLTEKGEQVRAIYRNLDNIQKTRSLFSLYKKDVFFELIEWTQADILDIPSLENAFQGIDKVYHCAAMISFDPKDENLVRKTNIEGTANIVNFCLAYNIQKLCHVSTIAALGDLVAHESIITEETEWNPEKLHSDYAISKYGAEMEIWRGQQEGLKVAIINPGVIIGSGFWNQGSGEIFKKVKNGLPFYTKGSTGFVTVTDVVNILYQLMESSIHGERYTLIGQNINFQDFLFSVADALKVKRPKYHATPYMMNSLSKLSWIASTVFGQKRQLSKASAKSSYSSDLYSNEKIKNALNITFTDVSDYIKKIVVL, from the coding sequence ATGGTATTAGTCACAGGAGGAACAGGTTTAGTCGGCGCACATCTATTAATTCACCTAACAGAAAAAGGAGAACAAGTTCGTGCTATTTATAGAAATTTAGATAACATCCAAAAGACAAGATCACTCTTTTCTTTGTACAAAAAAGATGTTTTTTTTGAGTTAATTGAATGGACTCAAGCTGATATTCTGGATATTCCTTCTTTAGAGAATGCTTTTCAAGGAATTGACAAAGTGTATCACTGTGCCGCTATGATTTCTTTTGATCCAAAAGACGAAAATCTGGTCCGGAAAACAAATATCGAAGGCACGGCAAACATTGTGAATTTTTGTTTAGCATATAACATCCAAAAACTTTGTCATGTAAGCACAATTGCAGCTCTTGGAGACTTAGTTGCACACGAATCTATTATTACTGAAGAAACCGAATGGAATCCCGAAAAACTGCATAGCGATTATGCAATTTCAAAGTATGGTGCAGAAATGGAAATTTGGCGCGGTCAGCAGGAAGGCCTTAAAGTTGCAATTATAAATCCCGGTGTTATCATAGGATCTGGATTTTGGAATCAGGGAAGCGGTGAGATTTTCAAGAAAGTAAAAAATGGACTGCCTTTCTACACCAAAGGGTCAACTGGTTTTGTCACAGTCACTGATGTTGTAAATATACTGTATCAATTAATGGAAAGCTCTATTCATGGAGAACGATACACACTAATTGGCCAAAATATCAATTTTCAAGATTTTTTATTCTCAGTTGCTGATGCTTTAAAAGTCAAAAGACCCAAGTATCATGCAACCCCTTATATGATGAATTCCTTGTCTAAATTGAGCTGGATCGCTTCTACTGTTTTTGGTCAAAAAAGACAGCTCAGCAAAGCTTCTGCCAAATCTTCTTATTCATCGGATTTATATTCTAATGAAAAAATAAAAAACGCCTTGAACATAACATTCACAGACGTTTCTGATTATATAAAAAAAATTGTTGTTTTGTAG
- a CDS encoding polyprenol monophosphomannose synthase, which yields MNNCIVIIPTYNEIENIESIVRAVLSQHKSFHVLVIDDNSPDHTADKVVMLQEEYRDRLFLEKRAQKSGLGTAYVHGFKWALKNNYDFIFEMDADFSHNPSDLEKLYDACHFGDADLAIGSRYVTGVNVVNWPLSRVLLSYFASVYVRMITGMKIHDATAGFVCYKRIVLESINLDKIRFVGYAFQIEMKYRTYCNKLAISEVPIIFTDRTKGQSKMSNSIIVEAVFGVIMLRLKKLFNSL from the coding sequence ATGAACAATTGCATTGTTATAATTCCTACTTATAACGAAATTGAAAACATCGAAAGCATTGTCAGAGCGGTGCTCTCTCAACACAAATCTTTCCATGTCTTGGTTATTGATGATAACTCTCCGGATCATACTGCTGATAAGGTAGTTATGCTTCAGGAAGAGTATAGGGATAGATTGTTTTTGGAGAAAAGAGCCCAGAAATCTGGCTTGGGAACCGCGTATGTCCATGGTTTTAAATGGGCATTGAAAAATAATTATGATTTTATTTTTGAAATGGATGCAGATTTCTCTCATAACCCTAGTGATTTAGAGAAATTATACGATGCCTGTCATTTTGGTGATGCCGATTTAGCTATTGGTTCACGTTATGTTACCGGAGTTAATGTTGTTAACTGGCCTTTAAGCCGTGTTTTGCTGTCTTATTTTGCGTCCGTTTATGTCCGCATGATAACTGGGATGAAAATTCACGATGCAACAGCTGGTTTTGTTTGTTATAAAAGAATAGTCCTCGAATCGATTAATCTGGATAAGATTAGATTTGTTGGTTATGCTTTTCAGATTGAAATGAAATACCGTACTTATTGTAATAAATTAGCCATTTCGGAAGTGCCGATTATTTTTACCGACAGGACTAAGGGGCAATCCAAAATGAGTAATTCCATAATAGTTGAAGCTGTATTTGGAGTTATTATGCTGCGTTTAAAAAAGTTATTTAACAGTTTGTAA
- a CDS encoding DUF4296 domain-containing protein — translation MKKVISLFILVASFFSCNKDLVERPDNLIDKKVMAAIFYDISLLEAIRYQDPNSLYKNGVNPKTYIFKKYKIDSIQFAKSNAYYASDYREYKKMFDAVNDRLKKEKDVVDLINKKAEKKEAALKKAKGKKILDSINKVKKAKELKIKKEKDSISKSKKRKELKIKKIDSIKKAKKGKNLKLKK, via the coding sequence ATGAAAAAAGTAATATCTCTTTTTATTTTAGTTGCTTCATTTTTTAGCTGTAATAAGGATTTGGTTGAAAGACCAGACAATCTTATTGATAAAAAGGTGATGGCAGCTATATTTTATGACATCTCGCTTTTGGAAGCTATAAGATACCAAGATCCAAATTCTTTATATAAAAATGGGGTAAACCCAAAAACATATATTTTCAAAAAATATAAAATTGACAGTATTCAGTTTGCTAAGAGCAATGCATATTATGCCTCTGATTATAGAGAATATAAAAAGATGTTTGATGCCGTAAACGACCGATTAAAAAAGGAGAAAGATGTAGTGGATTTGATTAATAAAAAGGCCGAAAAAAAGGAAGCAGCACTTAAAAAAGCAAAAGGAAAAAAAATACTGGATTCTATAAATAAAGTTAAGAAAGCCAAAGAATTAAAAATAAAAAAAGAGAAAGATTCTATAAGTAAATCTAAAAAAAGGAAAGAGCTGAAGATTAAAAAGATAGATTCTATAAAGAAAGCTAAAAAAGGAAAGAATTTAAAGCTTAAAAAATAG
- a CDS encoding DUF559 domain-containing protein produces MKYNPNEIEAKWQKYWAEHKTFAAKNDSDKPKHYVLDMFPYPSGAGLHVGHPLGYIASDVYSRYKRHQGFNVLHPMGYDSFGLPAEQYAIQTGQRPEDTTRVNIDGGVDKEGKVIAGYRKQLDKIGFSFDWDREVRTSNPDYYKHTQWIFIQLFNSWYNKNTDKAEDISTLVSVFSAEGNANVNAVCDDNIEVFSANEWNAFAKEQQEKILLQYRLTYLAETEVNWCPGLGTVLANDEIVNGVSERGGYPVIRKKMTQWSMRISAYAERLLQGLNDIDWSESIKESQRNWIGKSVGAMVSFPILSFPEGEENLESEKTLGYMTGGNNSHLLLERAKEMRNNPTEAEKILWLNLKSKALDFKFRQQHLIDDYIVDFVCLSKKLVIEVDGGIHDSQQEADAERTKVLNEKGFKVIRFNNKEILNNIDSVLNIIKHELNNAIVPPSGARGIQVFTTRPDTIFGVTFMTLAPEHELVAQITTPEQKAEVEAYIEKTAKRSERERMADVKTISGVFTGAFAEHPFTKEPIPVWIGDYVLAGYGTGAVMAVPCGDERDYAFANFFKGQKGMQEIKNIFANVDISKEAFGSKDNVEIANSDFLNGLNYKEATKKIIEELEKIGQGKGKINYRLRDAVFSRQRYWGEPFPVYYVNGLPQMIDAQHLPIILPEVEKYLPTEDGLPPLGNATVWAWDSVNNKVVSNELLSPPSEGLGEVTVFPLELNTMPGWAGSSWYWMRYMDVKNEGEFASKEALAYWESVDLYIGGSEHATGHLLYSRFWNKFLKDKGFAPTEEPFKKLINQGMILGMSAFVYRLAITSVSGYNNLDEIGDVKNVYISQFYIKELNKFFANIDYGNDIFIDIRRDGVYYNTHKIDNIILDDLGKKIFKYLKSNVDSIRLYEDSFNKLHVDVNFVNSSDELDVEKFKAWREDYADAEFITEENGKYIVGREVEKMSKSKYNVVTPDDICNEYGADTLRLYEMFLGPLEQAKPWNTAGISGVFGFLKKLCRLYFDENGLIVTNDEPTKDNLKSLHKTIKKVAEDIESFSFNTSVSQFMICVNELSTQNCHSRAILEPLAIVISPYAPHIAEELWSLLGNTGSIATVPFPVFEPAHLVESDKEYPVSFNGKMRFTINLPLDLTKEQIEEIVMKDERTIKQLDGKTPNKVIIVPGKIINLVG; encoded by the coding sequence ATGAAATACAATCCGAACGAAATAGAAGCCAAATGGCAAAAATACTGGGCAGAGCATAAAACTTTTGCGGCCAAAAACGATTCAGACAAACCAAAACATTATGTGTTGGATATGTTTCCTTATCCGTCTGGAGCGGGATTGCACGTGGGGCATCCGCTGGGGTACATCGCATCGGATGTGTACTCAAGATACAAAAGACACCAAGGTTTTAACGTGTTGCACCCGATGGGGTACGACAGTTTTGGGTTGCCGGCAGAGCAATATGCGATTCAGACCGGACAACGTCCAGAGGACACGACTCGCGTAAATATTGATGGTGGCGTAGACAAGGAAGGAAAAGTGATTGCCGGGTACAGAAAGCAGTTGGACAAAATAGGATTTTCATTTGATTGGGATCGTGAAGTGCGTACTTCGAATCCTGATTATTACAAGCATACGCAATGGATTTTTATCCAATTGTTTAATTCTTGGTACAATAAAAATACAGATAAGGCAGAGGATATTTCAACTTTGGTTTCAGTTTTTTCTGCGGAAGGAAATGCGAATGTAAATGCGGTTTGCGACGATAATATTGAAGTGTTTTCGGCAAATGAATGGAACGCTTTCGCAAAAGAACAGCAGGAGAAAATTTTGCTGCAATACCGATTGACGTATTTGGCAGAGACTGAAGTGAACTGGTGTCCGGGATTGGGAACGGTTTTGGCGAATGACGAAATCGTAAACGGTGTTTCGGAGCGTGGCGGTTATCCTGTGATTCGTAAAAAAATGACTCAATGGAGTATGCGAATTTCGGCTTATGCGGAGCGTTTACTGCAAGGTTTGAATGATATTGACTGGAGTGAGTCTATAAAAGAAAGTCAGAGGAATTGGATTGGGAAATCGGTTGGAGCGATGGTTTCTTTCCCCATCCTATCCTTCCCCGAAGGGGAAGAGAACTTGGAGTCTGAAAAAACTTTAGGTTATATGACGGGAGGAAATAATTCTCATTTATTGCTTGAGAGAGCAAAAGAAATGAGAAACAATCCAACAGAAGCTGAAAAAATATTGTGGTTAAATTTAAAATCGAAAGCTTTAGATTTTAAATTTAGACAACAACATTTGATTGATGATTATATTGTTGATTTTGTTTGCCTTTCAAAGAAATTGGTAATTGAAGTTGATGGAGGAATTCATGATTCTCAACAAGAAGCAGATGCCGAACGCACAAAAGTTCTTAATGAAAAAGGATTTAAAGTAATTCGATTCAATAATAAGGAGATTTTAAATAATATTGATAGTGTTTTAAATATTATAAAACATGAACTGAATAACGCCATTGTTCCCCCTTCGGGGGCTAGGGGGATTCAGGTATTCACAACTCGTCCCGACACCATCTTCGGAGTTACATTCATGACTCTTGCGCCGGAACACGAATTGGTTGCACAAATTACAACTCCAGAACAAAAAGCGGAAGTTGAGGCTTACATAGAAAAAACAGCCAAGCGTTCCGAAAGAGAGCGTATGGCGGATGTGAAAACTATTTCTGGAGTTTTCACGGGAGCGTTTGCTGAGCATCCGTTCACTAAAGAACCGATTCCGGTTTGGATTGGGGATTATGTTTTGGCTGGCTACGGAACAGGTGCTGTGATGGCGGTTCCTTGTGGTGACGAAAGAGATTATGCTTTTGCTAATTTCTTCAAAGGGCAAAAAGGAATGCAGGAAATCAAGAACATTTTTGCAAATGTGGATATTTCCAAAGAGGCTTTTGGTTCTAAAGACAATGTGGAGATTGCCAATTCGGATTTCTTAAACGGACTGAATTACAAGGAAGCAACCAAAAAGATAATTGAGGAGCTTGAAAAAATAGGTCAAGGAAAAGGGAAAATCAATTACCGTTTGCGTGATGCGGTTTTCTCTCGTCAAAGATATTGGGGAGAGCCTTTCCCTGTGTATTATGTGAATGGCTTGCCACAAATGATTGATGCGCAACATTTACCTATCATCTTGCCGGAAGTTGAAAAATACTTGCCAACCGAAGACGGATTACCTCCATTGGGAAATGCAACAGTTTGGGCTTGGGATAGTGTAAATAACAAAGTTGTTTCGAACGAGCTTCTTTCCCCTCCTTCGGAGGGGTTAGGGGAGGTGACTGTTTTTCCTTTAGAATTGAACACGATGCCGGGTTGGGCGGGAAGTTCTTGGTATTGGATGCGTTATATGGATGTAAAAAATGAAGGAGAATTTGCTAGCAAAGAAGCATTGGCTTATTGGGAAAGCGTGGATTTATACATTGGCGGAAGCGAACACGCAACTGGTCACTTATTGTATTCCCGTTTTTGGAACAAATTCTTAAAAGACAAAGGTTTTGCACCTACTGAAGAACCATTCAAAAAGCTGATTAATCAGGGAATGATTTTGGGGATGAGTGCGTTTGTTTATAGACTAGCAATTACAAGTGTGTCGGGATATAATAATTTGGATGAGATTGGAGATGTGAAAAATGTTTATATTTCACAATTTTATATAAAAGAATTAAACAAATTTTTTGCTAATATCGATTATGGAAATGATATTTTTATAGATATTAGACGTGATGGTGTTTATTATAACACTCATAAAATTGATAACATCATTCTTGATGATTTAGGTAAAAAAATATTTAAGTATTTAAAATCGAATGTTGATTCTATTAGACTTTACGAAGATTCTTTTAATAAGTTACATGTAGATGTCAATTTTGTAAATTCCTCTGATGAATTGGATGTTGAAAAATTTAAAGCGTGGAGAGAGGATTATGCTGATGCAGAATTTATTACTGAAGAAAACGGAAAATACATCGTTGGTCGCGAAGTCGAAAAAATGTCAAAATCCAAATACAATGTAGTTACTCCAGATGATATTTGTAACGAATACGGAGCCGATACGTTGCGTTTGTACGAAATGTTCTTGGGGCCATTGGAACAAGCGAAACCTTGGAACACGGCAGGAATTTCGGGAGTTTTTGGATTCTTGAAAAAACTGTGTCGTTTGTATTTTGACGAAAATGGTTTGATTGTTACCAATGATGAACCAACAAAAGACAACTTGAAATCATTGCACAAAACAATTAAGAAAGTAGCTGAGGATATCGAGAGTTTCTCTTTCAATACTTCGGTTTCTCAGTTTATGATTTGTGTGAATGAATTGTCAACGCAAAACTGTCATTCTCGTGCTATTCTAGAACCATTGGCGATTGTGATTTCGCCTTATGCGCCACACATTGCAGAAGAATTATGGTCATTGCTAGGAAATACAGGTTCTATTGCAACTGTTCCGTTCCCAGTATTTGAGCCTGCTCATTTGGTGGAAAGCGATAAAGAATATCCGGTTTCTTTCAACGGAAAAATGCGTTTTACTATCAATTTACCTTTGGATTTAACCAAAGAACAAATCGAGGAAATCGTAATGAAAGACGAAAGAACCATCAAACAACTGGATGGTAAAACACCGAATAAGGTGATTATTGTTCCGGGGAAAATCATCAATTTGGTGGGGTAA
- a CDS encoding dihydroorotase → MNRYLIKNAKIVNEGVIFEGDVLVENDLIVEISDNISLKSSDCMIIDAEGNYLIPGVIDDQVHFREPGLTHKGDIESESRAAVAGGITSFIEQPNTVPNAVTQEILEEKYQIASEKSFANYSFMMGATNDNLEEVLKTNPKNVAGIKIFLGSSTGNMLVDNEAVLEKIFSCTSMLIAVHCEDEMTIKNNLEKYKEEFGEDVPVTAHHLIRSEEACYLSSSKAIALAKKTGARLHVFHLSTAKEMELFTNKIPLEEKKITAEVCVHHLWFTNDDYETKGNFIKWNPAVKTANDRKVLWEALNDGRIDVIATDHAPHTLEEKKQKYLQAPSGGPLVQHALVAMFEAYHQGKISVEKIVEKMCHNPAKIFKIEKRGFIKEGYYADLVIINSGLPWSVKKENILSKCGWSPFEGFTFKSRITHTFVNGKLVYSGFKVKDIRAGQRMLFDR, encoded by the coding sequence ATGAATAGATATTTAATTAAGAATGCTAAAATAGTAAATGAAGGAGTTATTTTTGAAGGAGACGTTCTTGTAGAGAATGATCTTATTGTTGAGATTTCGGATAATATCAGCTTGAAATCATCTGACTGTATGATTATCGATGCCGAAGGGAATTATCTTATCCCTGGAGTTATTGATGATCAGGTGCATTTTAGAGAGCCGGGTCTTACTCATAAAGGGGATATCGAATCCGAGTCAAGAGCGGCAGTTGCTGGAGGCATAACTTCATTCATAGAACAGCCCAATACAGTTCCAAATGCCGTTACTCAAGAAATTCTGGAAGAAAAATACCAAATAGCTTCTGAAAAGTCATTTGCCAATTATTCGTTTATGATGGGCGCTACTAATGATAATTTGGAAGAAGTTCTAAAAACAAATCCTAAGAATGTTGCCGGGATTAAAATATTTTTGGGATCTTCTACAGGAAATATGCTGGTGGATAATGAAGCGGTATTAGAGAAAATATTTTCGTGTACTTCCATGCTGATTGCAGTTCATTGTGAAGACGAGATGACTATCAAAAATAATCTGGAAAAATATAAAGAAGAGTTTGGCGAAGATGTTCCTGTAACGGCTCATCATCTTATCCGCAGTGAAGAGGCTTGTTATCTGTCTTCTTCAAAAGCAATTGCTTTGGCCAAAAAAACGGGTGCAAGACTGCATGTCTTCCATCTTTCGACTGCTAAAGAAATGGAGTTGTTTACCAATAAAATTCCACTGGAAGAAAAAAAGATTACAGCCGAAGTCTGTGTGCATCATTTGTGGTTTACTAATGATGATTATGAAACAAAAGGGAATTTTATTAAATGGAATCCAGCTGTAAAAACCGCTAATGACAGAAAAGTGCTTTGGGAAGCGCTTAATGACGGACGGATTGATGTAATTGCTACCGATCACGCGCCTCATACACTGGAAGAGAAAAAACAAAAATATTTACAGGCTCCTTCAGGAGGGCCATTAGTGCAGCATGCACTTGTAGCGATGTTTGAAGCCTATCATCAAGGAAAAATTAGTGTGGAGAAAATCGTTGAAAAGATGTGTCATAATCCGGCTAAGATTTTCAAAATTGAAAAAAGAGGTTTCATTAAAGAAGGTTATTATGCTGATTTGGTAATTATTAATTCAGGTTTGCCTTGGAGTGTTAAGAAAGAAAATATACTTTCAAAATGCGGTTGGTCTCCTTTTGAAGGATTTACTTTTAAATCTAGAATCACGCATACTTTCGTTAATGGGAAGTTAGTTTATTCGGGTTTTAAAGTAAAAGACATTCGTGCTGGACAAAGAATGTTATTTGACCGATAA
- a CDS encoding DUF4271 domain-containing protein: MTEHILHPRITDTSDWVTIIFIMAFGIIALTKSVYENRFEDFSKLIFSDKYTRIYRDSSHLMDMFSIPLFFVQIISFSFFIQIVLSQFGYGTKTDWILFIQIFTFVTYFIFSKFLIEKIIATSFKIEEIAEQFNLQKISYRTYVGLLLLPIDIILFYYDSALKNIPLLILYSIIVLNIFLYLFSIKNYRKEIFSKLFYFILYLCTLEIAPYYFMYYWFTKDSV, translated from the coding sequence ATGACTGAACACATACTTCATCCAAGAATAACTGATACTAGCGATTGGGTAACTATAATTTTCATTATGGCTTTTGGCATTATTGCATTGACCAAATCTGTTTATGAAAACCGTTTTGAAGATTTTTCCAAATTAATTTTCTCCGACAAATACACTAGAATATACAGAGACAGCAGCCATTTGATGGATATGTTTTCAATTCCCTTATTCTTTGTTCAGATAATTTCCTTTTCTTTTTTTATTCAAATTGTACTAAGCCAATTTGGTTATGGAACAAAAACAGACTGGATATTGTTTATTCAGATTTTTACTTTTGTGACTTACTTTATTTTCTCAAAATTCCTGATTGAAAAAATCATCGCAACGTCGTTTAAGATAGAAGAAATTGCCGAACAGTTTAATTTACAAAAGATTAGCTACAGAACTTATGTAGGTTTATTATTACTCCCAATTGACATCATTTTATTTTATTATGATTCTGCTTTAAAGAATATCCCCCTGCTAATCCTATACAGCATAATAGTTTTAAATATTTTTCTGTACCTGTTTTCAATAAAAAATTACAGAAAAGAAATTTTCAGCAAGTTGTTTTATTTTATTTTATATCTTTGCACTCTCGAAATAGCACCCTATTATTTTATGTATTATTGGTTTACAAAAGATAGCGTTTAG
- the tyrS gene encoding tyrosine--tRNA ligase, translating into MKNIISELQWRGLVHDIMPGTEEQLLKEMTTTYIGFDPTSDSLHIGSLVPIILLVHLKNFGHKPIALVGGATGMIGDPSGKSDERNLLDEATLNHNVEGIKGVLSRFLDFNETTPNAPVLVNNYDWMKGLSFINFARDVGKRITVNYMMAKDSVKKRLSGEGEGMSFTEFTYQLIQGYDFYHLHKEYNCLLQMGGSDQWGNITTGTELVRRMNVGEEAKAFAMTCPLITKADGSKFGKSEGGNVWLTADKTSVYKFYQFWLNTTDVDAEKYIKIFTFLGKEEIDALIEEHKVAPHLRVLQRKLAEELTVFVHSKEELEKAIEATAAFFNPKMDGLIKLDAKTFLEVIDGVPQAEISKSDIETGLDIIKVLNEKTGFFKSNGEARRALTANSISVNKEKVTEEFALSSKDLINNQFVLLQSGKKNYFVIRVV; encoded by the coding sequence ATGAAAAATATTATTTCCGAATTACAATGGCGTGGTTTAGTTCACGATATCATGCCAGGAACTGAAGAACAGCTTTTAAAAGAAATGACAACTACTTATATTGGATTTGATCCTACGTCAGATTCTTTGCACATTGGTAGTTTGGTGCCGATTATTTTATTGGTTCACCTTAAAAATTTTGGTCACAAACCTATTGCTTTGGTAGGTGGCGCAACTGGAATGATTGGAGATCCTTCCGGAAAATCTGATGAAAGAAATTTATTGGACGAAGCCACTTTAAATCACAATGTTGAAGGAATAAAAGGAGTTTTGTCACGATTCTTAGACTTCAATGAAACAACGCCAAATGCTCCGGTTTTGGTGAATAACTATGATTGGATGAAGGGCTTGTCATTCATCAATTTTGCCCGTGATGTTGGTAAGCGTATCACGGTAAATTATATGATGGCCAAAGATTCTGTTAAGAAACGTTTGTCTGGCGAAGGCGAGGGAATGTCTTTCACGGAGTTTACCTATCAATTAATTCAAGGATACGATTTTTATCATTTGCATAAAGAATACAATTGTTTACTGCAGATGGGCGGTTCGGACCAATGGGGAAATATCACAACAGGAACTGAATTGGTTCGCAGAATGAACGTTGGAGAAGAAGCCAAAGCTTTTGCAATGACCTGTCCGTTAATTACCAAAGCCGATGGTTCTAAATTTGGAAAATCCGAAGGCGGAAACGTTTGGCTGACAGCGGATAAAACTTCGGTTTATAAATTTTACCAATTTTGGTTGAACACGACTGATGTAGATGCAGAGAAATATATTAAAATTTTCACTTTCTTAGGAAAAGAAGAAATAGACGCTTTAATCGAAGAGCATAAAGTTGCGCCACATTTAAGAGTTTTACAAAGAAAATTGGCCGAAGAGTTGACAGTTTTTGTACATTCAAAAGAAGAGTTGGAAAAAGCAATTGAAGCCACAGCAGCCTTTTTTAATCCTAAAATGGATGGTTTAATCAAATTAGATGCTAAAACCTTTTTAGAAGTAATTGATGGAGTTCCACAAGCTGAGATTTCAAAAAGCGATATAGAAACAGGTCTTGATATTATTAAAGTTCTGAACGAAAAAACTGGTTTCTTTAAATCAAATGGTGAGGCAAGAAGAGCTTTGACTGCCAATTCTATTTCGGTGAACAAGGAAAAAGTAACTGAAGAATTTGCGCTTTCGAGCAAAGATTTAATCAATAACCAATTTGTGCTTTTGCAAAGCGGTAAGAAAAATTATTTTGTGATTAGAGTGGTTTAA